From Spirochaetota bacterium, one genomic window encodes:
- a CDS encoding CCA tRNA nucleotidyltransferase has protein sequence MKTYTINLEIPDHIAKEIKAICATLQDRGYECYLIGGSVRDLILGLPVYDYDFATNAYPEEVMKLFKRVVPTGIKHGTVTVCMRHAQYEITTYRADGKYTDGRHPDLVMFSKTLKEDVERRDFTINGLAYDVINHQIIDYVGGMEDIDKRIIRTIGNPLQRFSEDGLRPYRACRLAAKLHCSIHKDTLEAIPQVLEIAKKISVERVRDEIKKMLEADKPSEGFEYLRVTGLLNLCMPELAEGFGMQQNKYHMYDIYYHSIYSCDAAPKEKPLLRMAALLHDIGKIKTRREGSDGDYTFYNHEVISSTIARKIMRRLKFSNDEIEYVCNLIVNHMFHYTPDWTDGAVRRFIRKVGLDNLEDLFVLRMADRCGNGMRDGLPEPIKKLKRHINKVIEKDNAFTVRDLDIDGYILMEQLNLKPGPTIGKILNELLERVLDNPELNNEQTLLALAHEIYAAMAQEANSRHDSIQHNTV, from the coding sequence ATGAAGACGTATACTATAAATTTGGAAATTCCTGACCATATAGCTAAAGAAATTAAGGCTATATGTGCCACTTTACAGGATAGAGGATATGAGTGCTACTTGATTGGTGGATCTGTACGGGATCTTATTCTGGGATTGCCTGTGTATGATTATGATTTTGCAACTAATGCCTATCCTGAAGAAGTAATGAAATTGTTTAAACGAGTTGTACCAACAGGTATTAAACATGGCACAGTAACAGTATGTATGCGCCATGCTCAGTATGAAATTACAACCTACAGGGCGGATGGTAAATACACAGATGGAAGGCACCCTGATTTGGTTATGTTTTCTAAAACACTGAAGGAAGATGTTGAACGCCGTGACTTTACCATAAATGGCCTTGCGTATGATGTTATCAATCACCAGATCATTGATTATGTGGGAGGCATGGAGGATATCGACAAAAGAATTATTCGTACCATTGGCAATCCACTGCAGAGGTTTAGCGAGGATGGATTGCGACCATATAGAGCTTGCCGCCTGGCAGCCAAACTGCATTGTAGTATTCATAAAGATACGCTAGAAGCAATTCCACAGGTTCTTGAGATTGCAAAAAAAATATCTGTTGAGAGAGTTCGTGATGAAATAAAAAAAATGTTAGAAGCCGATAAACCCTCAGAAGGTTTTGAATATCTACGCGTTACAGGTTTGCTGAATCTTTGTATGCCTGAGCTTGCAGAAGGGTTTGGGATGCAGCAAAATAAATACCACATGTACGATATTTACTATCACAGCATCTATTCCTGTGATGCAGCACCCAAAGAAAAACCCTTGCTGCGCATGGCAGCATTACTGCATGATATTGGTAAAATTAAAACTAGACGTGAAGGAAGTGACGGTGATTATACATTTTACAATCATGAGGTGATCAGCTCAACAATTGCCCGCAAAATCATGCGAAGGCTAAAATTTTCTAATGATGAAATAGAATATGTCTGCAATCTTATAGTAAATCACATGTTTCATTATACACCAGATTGGACTGATGGTGCAGTACGGCGTTTTATACGTAAAGTTGGACTGGATAATCTTGAAGATCTTTTTGTTTTGCGAATGGCAGATAGATGTGGAAATGGAATGAGGGATGGTTTGCCCGAACCAATAAAAAAGCTAAAAAGGCACATCAATAAGGTTATTGAAAAAGATAATGCTTTTACTGTAAGGGATCTAGATATAGATGGATATATTTTGATGGAACAACTAAACTTGAAACCAGGTCCCACTATTGGCAAAATCCTCAATGAGCTTCTAGAAAGGGTACTTGACAATCCTGAATTGAATAATGAGCAAACCCTTTTGGCATTAGCACATGAAATATATGCTGCCATGGCACAGGAGGCAAATAGCCGCCATGACAGCATCCAACACAATACTGTTTAA
- the mtnP gene encoding S-methyl-5'-thioadenosine phosphorylase, translating to MKPKIDVGIIGGSGLYQIEGVKILDEVKVKTPWGMPSDVITIAEVGGVTTGFLPRHGKGHFILPHEINYRANIASLKMLGAGQIIAFSAVGSLKERIKPLDFVIPNQIIDRTKERVSTFFGDGIAAHIAFADPFCSRLHELILIAAQKLNIPMHTNETLICMEGPAFSTRAESHLYRSWNAGVINMSTLPEAKLAREAEMCYAVICMSTDYDCWKEDEEHVTVDMVVNNLNKNASNAKALIKELIPLLTKERDCGCKEAIKYAVITDPKKQSSKQKKKLKAILPNYFS from the coding sequence ATGAAACCAAAAATTGATGTGGGTATTATTGGCGGTTCAGGCTTATATCAGATTGAAGGAGTTAAAATACTTGATGAAGTGAAAGTAAAAACACCATGGGGAATGCCATCGGATGTTATTACCATTGCAGAAGTTGGCGGTGTTACAACAGGATTTTTACCACGTCATGGAAAAGGACATTTTATACTTCCCCATGAGATCAACTACCGTGCAAACATTGCTTCATTAAAAATGTTAGGTGCCGGTCAGATAATTGCATTCTCTGCAGTGGGTAGTTTAAAAGAACGCATTAAACCACTTGACTTTGTCATACCCAATCAAATTATTGACCGCACAAAAGAGCGTGTTTCCACATTCTTTGGAGATGGCATTGCTGCACATATTGCTTTTGCTGACCCTTTCTGCAGCAGGCTTCATGAATTAATACTTATTGCAGCACAAAAATTAAACATTCCCATGCATACAAATGAAACACTTATCTGCATGGAAGGGCCAGCATTTTCAACCCGTGCCGAAAGCCACCTTTATCGCTCATGGAATGCCGGGGTCATCAACATGAGCACACTCCCTGAAGCAAAACTAGCTCGCGAAGCAGAAATGTGTTACGCAGTCATCTGTATGAGTACTGACTATGATTGCTGGAAAGAAGATGAGGAACATGTAACTGTTGATATGGTTGTCAACAATCTCAATAAAAATGCTTCCAATGCTAAAGCCCTTATAAAAGAATTAATACCATTGCTTACTAAAGAAAGGGATTGCGGATGCAAGGAAGCCATCAAATATGCAGTCATTACTGACCCCAAAAAGCAGAGCAGCAAACAAAAGAAAAAACTAAAGGCAATTTTACCAAACTATTTTTCTTAA
- a CDS encoding ATP-binding protein codes for MFKQFLHAHAIRNVSLLATDSPLHQRIMSYLSRNHIPFSIITQNDPLPDTHSLLILPLSMHTITPVTDILQQMLQSSYTPLLLFATDFPITTRFKKRFSIAGIIGILELTERPHFIKLESQTLQSNPTASLNALMYTTENLISRNIYKLLSQNILYNAIVKLHPSVVCITTLQGTIIYFRAHRQFFTRNNNIKKLLYGKKIQQFTLHPEKIEHLFSLIDRNIEQRESEITFRINNNDTTLLVTGEKITLYSNVEVYLLIGINITTQRKAEDLLISSELRYRTLVENLPDGLSLSKGEVLLYANPQFFKLFDFPPDTLISEINLKSLIHPDDWVTFYKLLYKPIENAETINVKAITITNKPLTFELRIVSFVSDSSLYHQIYWHDITQTRQLWDKLLQSERLSAIGELASGITHEFNNILTSIQGYVQYTLENPDDIEANKKAFKVIEKMTEQGHAILKNLSMLTRKDITNKERHTITDLVNDILRIQEKILIKDNITLIRKFIKHPVCLVDAGLIQQVILNLLLNSVHAIRPKGYGTITITVDECNGNAIISIHDTGIGIDPKIQDEIFNPFFTTKTGAHNIVGTGMGLSISKNIIEQHNGKIYFQSIPDKETTFTIELPLYKTAYLPKEVDSSSYTADISSLSILIVDDDDAIRDLFKTLLQSLGIRSITFATNGFEGYSLCKDNYYDIVFMDVSMPVLSGIDAYKMIKEENPKQRVIFITGIFYEDQIKEIVDKEHAFGYIKKPFDIKEIKSLLYSIASRR; via the coding sequence ATGTTTAAACAATTTTTACATGCACATGCAATACGCAATGTTTCATTGCTTGCTACTGATTCGCCTTTGCATCAGCGCATAATGAGCTATTTATCTCGAAACCATATACCATTTTCAATTATTACCCAAAACGATCCATTACCCGATACACATTCCCTATTAATCCTGCCATTAAGCATGCACACTATAACACCAGTTACTGATATTTTGCAGCAAATGCTTCAATCCTCATACACACCACTTCTTTTATTTGCAACTGATTTTCCCATTACCACACGATTCAAAAAGAGATTCAGTATAGCAGGCATAATTGGTATACTGGAGTTGACCGAACGCCCTCACTTTATTAAACTTGAATCCCAAACCCTTCAATCAAATCCTACAGCTTCATTGAATGCACTAATGTACACCACGGAAAATTTAATCTCACGCAACATTTACAAGCTGCTATCGCAAAACATTTTGTATAATGCTATCGTAAAACTTCATCCGTCAGTAGTATGTATTACTACATTACAGGGCACAATAATATATTTCAGGGCACATAGGCAATTCTTCACACGCAATAATAATATTAAAAAATTATTATACGGAAAAAAAATTCAGCAATTCACATTACACCCTGAAAAGATAGAACATCTTTTTTCATTAATTGATCGTAACATAGAACAGCGTGAATCAGAAATTACATTCAGAATAAACAACAACGATACCACACTTTTAGTCACCGGTGAAAAAATCACACTGTACAGTAATGTGGAAGTATACTTGCTTATTGGTATTAATATCACCACTCAGCGGAAAGCCGAAGACCTTCTTATTTCTTCTGAGCTTAGATATCGAACTCTTGTTGAAAATCTTCCTGATGGGTTATCACTTTCAAAAGGTGAAGTATTACTTTATGCAAACCCCCAATTCTTTAAATTATTTGACTTTCCTCCTGACACGCTAATAAGCGAAATTAATCTTAAATCCCTTATACACCCTGATGATTGGGTCACTTTTTACAAGTTGTTGTATAAACCAATTGAAAATGCAGAAACTATTAATGTAAAAGCAATAACTATTACTAACAAACCTCTTACATTTGAACTGCGCATTGTAAGTTTTGTAAGCGATAGCTCATTATATCATCAAATTTACTGGCATGATATTACCCAAACACGCCAGCTATGGGACAAACTACTACAATCCGAACGTTTGTCGGCAATTGGTGAACTGGCTTCGGGCATAACACATGAATTTAATAACATACTCACCAGCATTCAAGGCTATGTACAGTATACACTGGAAAATCCTGATGATATCGAAGCCAACAAAAAGGCGTTTAAAGTAATTGAGAAGATGACTGAACAGGGTCATGCTATTTTAAAAAATCTTTCAATGCTTACACGCAAAGACATTACCAACAAAGAACGCCATACTATTACTGATCTTGTTAACGATATTCTGCGCATCCAGGAGAAAATATTAATAAAAGACAATATCACCCTTATCCGAAAATTCATTAAGCATCCAGTTTGTTTGGTAGATGCAGGACTTATTCAACAGGTAATATTAAATTTACTTCTCAATTCTGTTCATGCAATAAGGCCAAAGGGTTACGGAACAATCACTATTACAGTAGATGAATGTAATGGAAATGCTATTATTTCAATTCACGATACAGGTATTGGGATTGATCCAAAAATTCAAGACGAAATATTTAATCCATTTTTTACAACAAAAACAGGTGCACACAATATCGTTGGGACAGGGATGGGGCTATCTATATCTAAAAATATTATCGAGCAGCATAATGGCAAAATCTATTTTCAAAGCATCCCAGATAAAGAAACTACGTTCACCATAGAACTTCCACTCTATAAAACTGCCTACCTTCCAAAGGAGGTTGATTCTTCTTCATATACTGCTGATATAAGTTCACTTTCTATTTTAATTGTTGATGATGATGATGCAATCCGTGACCTTTTTAAAACTCTCCTTCAATCACTTGGTATCCGTTCAATAACTTTTGCTACAAATGGATTTGAAGGGTATTCACTGTGTAAAGATAACTATTATGACATAGTATTTATGGATGTATCAATGCCAGTGTTGTCCGGAATAGATGCTTACAAAATGATAAAAGAAGAAAATCCAAAACAAAGAGTTATATTTATAACAGGCATTTTTTATGAGGATCAGATTAAAGAGATAGTTGACAAAGAACACGCCTTTGGCTACATTAAGAAGCCGTTTGATATCAAAGAAATTAAATCACTGCTATACTCAATTGCATCGCGCAGGTGA
- a CDS encoding cyclic nucleotide-binding domain-containing protein, whose protein sequence is MKIFTVSELFGTIQQFPLMQKVSPVEVIKSLSFFNDVPDKILQEIAGEVFIHQYNKDEIIARHGRYNEWLYVVLSGEVSVFIITPDYTKLELYALGPGDFFGEDIVIRNEPRESTAIAIADCTLMAVGKDALVKIIASSQKINEKLNAAFLQRKMRNNLRSIPIFTHLREEVFNEILDVVRLVHVKKGDVIFKQGDVGDALFLIRKGDVSVYRVMNKNEELISLLAEGNFFGEMALVLGEKRNATVIANDDCELLKIDKKDFDSIIARHVDVYNTIQAVALERVSGHELVDSNEAFISKKLIELNRAVNKHIDVIAQCTFETPKGSALLATLPGSRYPYVYPRDSACATRMLYRIAMSRLRSKDIAFRLLAGIAKFIYHCQREDGYWGQRYGLDTADKSIYKQEDNVAHGVTILCRYLLAAKTRGHIPHDSEAYIDAIYKGAMFAIKRYYRNEIHLFYSTTSIHESAIEEGYSIWVNYAYYCMLLLIEQVAKEYSCEKKFEKAFMLKDSFGTIVKNVFTIGDRLIRRLKPDGEADLRPDITLMSPFFFGTGIIPDIFNPDEIFINTMKFVEDTLWDPDLGMLQRYLPFIEDPNTHVHAGNGPWVQYTAMLAQYYYFTGNVEKGDTIMDIIDSYSSDGYLCEHLTTPDRFHEFMTLEWLPGSDVNKEFAPDIMVEGITYDLIVEELNHMKNSYDQIKRRIETASVRYLTFAIPLMWSHAEYAMALLLKTWRQLKDSGVTQHIV, encoded by the coding sequence ATGAAAATATTTACTGTAAGTGAGCTTTTTGGAACAATACAACAGTTCCCCCTCATGCAGAAAGTGTCGCCTGTTGAGGTAATTAAGTCGTTGAGCTTTTTTAATGATGTTCCTGATAAAATTTTGCAGGAGATAGCTGGTGAAGTCTTTATCCATCAATACAACAAGGATGAAATAATAGCGCGTCATGGCAGATACAATGAATGGTTGTATGTTGTGCTTTCGGGTGAGGTTTCAGTATTTATTATTACACCTGATTATACAAAGTTAGAGCTATATGCGCTGGGGCCAGGAGATTTTTTTGGCGAGGATATTGTAATCCGTAATGAGCCACGAGAAAGTACTGCAATAGCTATTGCTGACTGCACGCTTATGGCAGTGGGGAAAGATGCACTTGTAAAGATAATAGCCTCATCACAGAAAATAAATGAAAAACTCAATGCTGCATTTTTACAACGCAAGATGCGCAACAATCTACGGTCTATTCCAATTTTTACTCATCTGCGGGAAGAAGTTTTTAATGAAATACTGGATGTGGTGCGTCTGGTACATGTGAAAAAAGGTGATGTTATTTTCAAACAGGGAGATGTAGGAGATGCATTGTTTTTAATCAGAAAAGGCGATGTGAGTGTCTACAGGGTGATGAACAAAAATGAAGAGCTGATATCACTGCTTGCAGAAGGAAATTTTTTTGGCGAAATGGCACTGGTGTTAGGAGAAAAGCGCAATGCAACAGTGATTGCCAATGATGACTGTGAGTTGCTTAAAATTGATAAAAAGGATTTTGATTCTATTATTGCCCGACATGTGGATGTATATAATACAATTCAGGCTGTTGCACTGGAACGTGTATCAGGACATGAGCTGGTTGATAGCAACGAAGCGTTTATATCCAAAAAACTCATAGAATTAAACCGTGCAGTGAATAAACATATTGATGTTATTGCACAGTGCACATTTGAAACACCAAAGGGCAGTGCTCTTTTGGCTACATTGCCAGGATCCCGCTACCCGTACGTGTATCCACGCGATAGCGCCTGTGCAACCAGGATGCTCTACCGCATTGCAATGAGCCGCTTACGATCAAAGGATATTGCCTTCAGGTTACTTGCCGGGATTGCTAAGTTCATTTACCATTGTCAGCGTGAAGATGGGTACTGGGGCCAGAGGTATGGGCTTGATACTGCAGATAAAAGTATATATAAGCAGGAAGACAATGTGGCACATGGGGTTACCATATTATGCCGGTATCTCCTTGCTGCTAAAACAAGAGGACATATTCCTCATGATAGTGAAGCGTATATAGATGCTATCTATAAAGGTGCTATGTTTGCAATAAAGCGTTACTATCGTAATGAAATTCATTTATTTTATTCTACAACATCAATACATGAATCAGCAATAGAAGAAGGGTATTCAATATGGGTAAACTACGCTTATTACTGCATGTTGCTTTTGATTGAGCAGGTTGCAAAGGAGTACAGCTGTGAAAAAAAATTTGAAAAAGCTTTTATGCTCAAAGACAGTTTTGGCACCATCGTTAAAAATGTATTTACCATTGGAGACAGGCTCATTCGGAGGCTCAAACCTGATGGAGAAGCTGATTTGCGACCTGATATTACTTTGATGAGCCCATTTTTCTTTGGTACAGGAATAATTCCTGACATTTTTAATCCTGATGAGATTTTTATTAATACAATGAAATTTGTTGAAGATACTCTATGGGATCCAGACCTTGGGATGCTGCAGCGTTACTTGCCTTTTATTGAGGACCCTAATACCCATGTACATGCGGGGAATGGACCCTGGGTGCAGTATACGGCGATGCTGGCACAGTACTATTATTTTACTGGGAATGTTGAAAAAGGTGATACAATTATGGATATTATAGATAGCTACAGCTCAGATGGCTATTTGTGCGAACATCTGACAACACCTGACAGGTTTCACGAATTTATGACTCTTGAGTGGTTGCCAGGCAGCGATGTGAATAAAGAATTTGCACCGGATATTATGGTTGAGGGGATTACCTATGATCTGATTGTGGAGGAGCTCAATCACATGAAAAATTCATATGACCAGATAAAAAGAAGGATTGAAACAGCATCAGTGCGCTATCTTACATTTGCAATTCCGCTTATGTGGTCTCATGCCGAATATGCCATGGCACTGTTGCTTAAGACATGGCGGCAATTAAAGGACTCTGGAGTTACACAGCATATTGTATGA
- a CDS encoding carbonic anhydrase encodes MIHANVKTDFVGKEYTPAIDASAYVHPLAAVIGNVILGRNVMVAPFAAVRGDEGQPIYVGDNSNVQDGVIIHALETEKNGQPVEKNLVEVDGKKYAVYIGSRVSLAHQVQIHGPAYVGDSSFIGMQSLVFRAKVGKGCVLEPRSLVMGVTIPDGRYVPAGSVIKTQNDADKLPVIDDAYPFKSLNDGVVHVNVALAAGYKEKKI; translated from the coding sequence ATGATTCATGCAAATGTAAAAACTGATTTTGTAGGTAAGGAATACACACCTGCAATTGATGCATCAGCGTATGTGCATCCGTTAGCTGCGGTTATTGGCAATGTTATTTTGGGTAGAAATGTGATGGTAGCACCATTTGCTGCAGTCAGGGGTGATGAGGGTCAACCTATTTATGTGGGCGATAATTCCAATGTGCAAGATGGTGTTATTATTCATGCACTTGAAACTGAAAAAAATGGTCAACCGGTGGAAAAAAACCTGGTTGAAGTTGATGGCAAAAAATACGCAGTATATATTGGTAGCCGTGTGTCCCTTGCTCATCAGGTACAGATTCATGGTCCAGCATATGTGGGCGATAGCTCATTTATTGGGATGCAGAGTCTGGTATTCAGGGCAAAGGTGGGGAAAGGGTGTGTACTTGAACCACGCTCGCTTGTGATGGGCGTAACAATACCTGATGGAAGATATGTGCCAGCAGGCTCGGTGATAAAAACACAGAATGATGCTGATAAACTACCAGTTATAGATGATGCGTATCCTTTTAAAAGCTTGAATGATGGTGTGGTTCATGTGAATGTGGCACTTGCTGCAGGGTATAAGGAAAAGAAGATATAA
- the asnS gene encoding asparagine--tRNA ligase, with protein MKRIRIAECLKSDAPINDCTVAGWVRTKRESKENIFVEVNDGSCLANLQVVIGVGDSSYEVAQKLHTGASVYIHGSLVPSPAPGQRWELKPDKITVFGDADPESYPLQKKRHSFEFLREIAHLRPRTNTMGAIMRIRNQVAFAIHTFFQQKGFLYVHTPIITTSDCEGAGEMFQVTTLDLHNLPWVNGSIDFTQDFFGAKAALTVSGQLEGELLAMALGDIYTFGPTFRAENSNTTRHLSEFWMVEPEMAFATLEDDCALAEEFLRFIFKWVLEKCREDMEFFNERIKPGIINNLELIVSSSFEIVTYTEAIESLQRSNVKFEFPVHWGMDLQTEHERWLTETYFKKPIIVIHYPKAIKAFYMKLNDDNNTVRAMDVLVPGVGEIIGGSEREDRYEVLVARMKEMGLNPDDYWWYLDIRKFGSAPHAGFGLGFERAIQFITGMQNIRDVIPFPRTPGNARF; from the coding sequence ATGAAACGTATTCGTATTGCTGAATGTTTAAAGAGTGACGCTCCTATAAATGATTGCACTGTAGCAGGGTGGGTGCGCACAAAACGTGAATCAAAAGAAAATATATTTGTTGAGGTTAATGACGGCTCATGCCTTGCAAACCTTCAGGTTGTGATAGGTGTGGGCGATAGCTCCTATGAAGTAGCTCAAAAGCTGCATACAGGAGCAAGTGTATATATTCACGGGAGTCTTGTTCCTTCACCAGCGCCAGGTCAGCGATGGGAGCTAAAACCTGATAAAATTACAGTATTTGGCGATGCTGACCCTGAAAGCTACCCATTGCAAAAAAAAAGGCATTCATTTGAGTTTTTACGCGAAATAGCTCACCTGCGACCACGTACCAATACTATGGGTGCAATTATGCGAATCCGTAATCAGGTAGCGTTTGCCATTCATACATTCTTCCAGCAGAAAGGCTTTCTATATGTACACACACCCATTATAACCACCAGCGATTGTGAAGGTGCTGGGGAGATGTTTCAGGTAACTACGCTTGATTTGCATAATCTGCCATGGGTCAATGGTTCAATTGATTTTACTCAGGATTTTTTTGGCGCAAAGGCAGCATTAACAGTCAGTGGCCAGCTTGAAGGCGAGCTTTTAGCAATGGCGTTAGGTGATATCTATACATTTGGACCTACATTCAGAGCAGAAAATTCCAATACAACACGCCACCTGTCAGAATTTTGGATGGTTGAGCCTGAGATGGCATTTGCAACTCTTGAGGATGATTGTGCACTGGCTGAGGAATTTCTACGCTTTATTTTTAAATGGGTACTAGAAAAATGCCGGGAAGATATGGAGTTTTTTAATGAACGGATAAAACCGGGAATTATAAATAATCTTGAACTAATTGTTTCAAGTTCCTTTGAGATAGTAACGTATACCGAAGCAATTGAAAGTTTACAGCGGTCAAATGTAAAGTTTGAATTTCCAGTGCACTGGGGCATGGACCTGCAGACCGAACATGAACGATGGCTGACCGAAACCTATTTTAAAAAGCCAATAATTGTGATTCATTACCCAAAGGCAATAAAAGCTTTTTATATGAAGCTGAATGACGATAATAACACTGTAAGAGCAATGGATGTGCTTGTGCCAGGAGTTGGTGAAATTATTGGTGGCAGTGAACGGGAAGACAGGTATGAAGTTCTGGTAGCACGTATGAAGGAGATGGGATTAAATCCTGATGATTACTGGTGGTATCTGGATATTCGAAAGTTTGGGTCTGCGCCCCATGCTGGTTTTGGATTGGGCTTTGAGCGAGCAATTCAGTTTATTACCGGTATGCAGAACATACGTGATGTAATACCGTTTCCGCGAACTCCGGGGAATGCACGATTTTAA
- a CDS encoding YIP1 family protein, whose translation MDGFDFSKFIDESKATLVAPKDYFSKMAKQGGLAEPVIKALVYGLISGVIYFVFTLLNLSAFGMFGKSATMALIGTPIFAIIGLFIGGIIMLIISAICGGNTAFEANVRVVAALMVLGPVQALFSFLSGISFYLGIVVSALITLYGLYLTFIALVNALNAKENVAKIVVAVLAILYVVSLYGTFKAYKSVGQLSDEMMQQTEKLSSEQQKALEQLQQLQKSLEKLEQQKEE comes from the coding sequence ATGGATGGTTTTGATTTTTCTAAATTCATTGATGAGTCTAAAGCAACTCTTGTAGCTCCAAAGGATTATTTTTCAAAAATGGCAAAGCAAGGCGGTCTGGCAGAACCAGTCATAAAAGCATTAGTGTACGGGCTTATATCTGGAGTTATCTACTTTGTTTTTACTTTACTTAACCTTTCTGCATTTGGTATGTTTGGCAAAAGTGCAACTATGGCATTAATTGGAACTCCAATTTTTGCAATTATAGGTCTTTTCATAGGTGGCATAATTATGCTCATCATCTCTGCTATATGCGGCGGGAATACCGCATTTGAAGCAAATGTACGTGTAGTAGCAGCACTTATGGTATTAGGCCCTGTGCAGGCTTTATTTTCCTTTTTATCGGGAATAAGTTTTTATTTGGGGATTGTTGTATCAGCGCTTATTACACTGTATGGATTATACCTCACCTTTATTGCACTTGTGAATGCATTGAATGCAAAAGAAAATGTTGCCAAGATTGTCGTTGCGGTACTGGCTATTCTTTACGTAGTATCTTTATATGGTACGTTTAAAGCATACAAGTCTGTGGGGCAGCTGAGTGATGAAATGATGCAGCAAACCGAAAAACTTTCATCTGAACAGCAGAAAGCATTAGAACAGTTACAGCAACTACAGAAATCATTAGAAAAACTGGAACAGCAGAAAGAGGAATAA
- the rpiB gene encoding ribose 5-phosphate isomerase B, which produces MKVAIGNDHAGVELKHYIIQNFKDIEFINVGTDSTQSCDYPDYIKLVAEHVQKKDVDYGIAICGTGIGASIVANKYKGIRAALCTNEFMAEMARKHNDANVIVLGARVVGVDLAIHIINAFFRAEFEGGRHQKRLDKLIEIEKIQ; this is translated from the coding sequence GTGAAAGTAGCAATTGGCAATGACCATGCCGGGGTTGAGCTGAAGCATTATATTATACAGAATTTTAAGGACATTGAATTTATCAATGTGGGGACTGATTCAACACAATCATGCGATTATCCTGATTACATAAAACTTGTTGCCGAACATGTACAAAAAAAAGATGTGGATTATGGCATAGCGATATGTGGCACTGGCATTGGTGCTTCTATAGTAGCTAATAAATATAAAGGTATACGTGCTGCTCTGTGTACTAATGAGTTTATGGCGGAAATGGCACGCAAGCATAACGATGCCAATGTTATAGTATTGGGTGCACGGGTGGTTGGTGTAGATCTGGCAATTCATATCATCAATGCATTTTTTCGGGCAGAATTTGAAGGTGGGCGTCACCAAAAAAGATTAGATAAGCTTATTGAAATAGAAAAAATTCAATGA